aaaaaaagtgTGGGTGAGATCTATGTTCCTCCAGCACAGCACCACCAACAATAATTAAAGGTTACGTATATATGCCTTGAGATATTAATTACGAGAATATCACACTTTAGAATAATTTTCTCATTAGTAAATTTAATTATGTATAAAGTATGTTCCCCAACTGGAGGAAAAGGTgactttctctgtttttgtttttaacccaaatcttgttatttttatttaccgACCGAGTTAGATTANCCCCAAACAATTATGTTAATGATGTAAAAGTACCATAATTACCAGATAATTACTACTCATTTCTTCCTATTTGAAAGAATTTAACTCTCCATTTCCCTCTTTTGTCGTATCTGATTGGGTCAAATGTTGCGGCCAGCACTATTATAAGGAGAAATGTCTTTTTGAAATAATGCATCATCTTGTGAGTGTTTTTATGAAACAATTATttgcaaaagacaaaaaaagattgatgTACTTATTACTGCGATTATGTCAAATCGTAAAACGAAGAAGATATTGCAAGCTGCTAAAATATGTATTATGATATGTGATTAACATAGATTTATGAAAATGCGATCTTGCTATTAACTCTCTAGTATTCAATTGTGGGTATGACTTTAGATAATTGAGAGTAATGTGAAACAGTGGAAAGGTGCATCTCTCTCggtcaatgattttttttttgttttttttttttttttgtgtcggggaccaaattttttttattttcttctatgtgttatgaatatatatgtacttGATGTTTCTCTAAACTTATTAATACTAGTACTTTTGCTATATTTGGTCAAAGGtttgaattaacaaaaaaaaaaaaaaaagaagaagaaccggttcgattgattcaagcatttggGGAGCCATACATGTCACGGACCGTCCGGTATGGAGAAATGTGTATCCTTCGCCCATGTCGATCGGTTCGGCGGGATTTTGGGGACCGCTTTCAttcctaataataatattccCCAAGTCCGTCCGGTTCCGTTACAACGCCCGTTAAAATGTATTCGGCGTGCTTAGCTGGCAACTATAACGAAAACAGCTGGCATGGTCACACTGCACGTGGCCAGCGTCGTGCTATTGTTTACTATTTTGCCCCTATTTAGCGTTTCTGTTTTCTTCGTTTCTACATCCCccatttatgatttttattcaGCTACTGTATATAGAGGGTTAACACAGATCAGAAcattcattaaaagttttaataaatgaatatttgtcttattaatccaagaaaatgaaaatttaaaactagTATAGTAGCCTTTAAAATTGCCAGCTATCCCATCAGTAAATGAGCcttctcttttgctttattttattttttcctatttttttctgcttttgttctctgttgttcttttactctctcttcCAAGTacagtataaataaatatgctgtcttttttttcctttttcgtctGAATGTATAatcgaatatatattttttgtgacaTAAATCAgatgtgtatgtatatgtataaataataatgatatacTATAAGACTGTTTTATCCTCCATATAATAATGTTTAGGATAggtcacaaaactcaaaatccttaaaattcaatcttttttttttttttttgagccaGCAGTACACATGTCACAAAAGACGTTTTTACCCTCAATTTTGCTGTCTCTGACTCTGCTGATGCGTCGGTTTAAATCCGAGGTGGCATTTTTCATTTGAAGCTGCATTTACTACTTTTAATACGAgtactaatttgatttttttttgtacaaaaatCACTGTTACAATGCATTATGCATAATTGCATATGATGAACATATCAGTTTATTTTGTATAAGTTATAGCAATTTTTATCTTCTACAACACGACGACGCAAGATCTCGTATTtacccttaaaaaaaaacataaaaaaatttatcattttttttattttgacttttaCGAAATCCGTATAAAAAATCGTGGTCGGCAAACACAAGTTTCATCTAGATTCTGttcaaacataaacaaacttTAAAGTCAACCATACATATAGtcataatatctaaaaataagatATAGACACACACAGTAGTGTCATATAGTACTACTATTACTAcataaataatatctaaaaattaaattttgaaaaaaaattacggTAATTTTGTAATTAGCGACAAGCAGCCGTGAAAGACACGGAAGGATAAGACAGGCTCGTGATTAACAAACAGAGAAGCTGAATCACAACAAGATCAATGTCTTAAtcttactatttaaaaaaaaaaacaaaacacagagaatTAGTCGTTTTAGTTCATTAATAAGAACggtaatctaaaaattaaaaattataatttgatttgatataattcaccattcttcttcttcttcttcttctacattctctcattcttccgctttccttttatataacacaagatctctctcttctctctcttcacttaactctttcttcttcttccttctttctttctttagtcTCTCTCTGTTTAATTCTTCTGAGAGAGATTTTGGTTTGTAAAAAAGATGTCGTCACATTATAGAAGACATTCTCTAGAACCTTCCATTACCGGTAAATTCCGAGATTCTTTGAGTTTCCAACGAGACGATGACGTCACCGTCGACAAACCCGATTTCCGAGAACTCGATTTCGGTTCTCCGATGATCCAACAACGTGGCTACTCCTCCGCCGCTGCCACTCCCGCTGCTAGTGGCAGCAGCTCGAGCTCCTCTGGTTCTGCTTCCGGTAAACCCTCTGGACGGAGTCACTCCGGCGAGCTTTCCGGTTTGACCGACACCAGTCCTGTTAAACCCGGATCCGGTAACGTTAACCGGAGTTTGAAACAGGGTCACAGAAGATCCGCTTCCGCTGGAACCCCGTTGATTTACTCCGGTTTAGGTTTATCTCCGGTCAGCTCTCGCGGCGGCGGGAGCGGCGCGACGTCGCCGAACCTCGGCGTTTTACCTACCGGAAACATTTGTCCGTCGGGAAGGATCTTAAAAACCGGAATGGCTACGAGAGCATCCGTTAGACACGAGACTCTATGCACAGGGACAGCCAATTACGGCCACGGCAACATCATACgcagcggtggtggtggtgtcgGCAGCAACAACGGCAAGACCAACCACGCGGCGACGAGAGCGGCGGAGATGAGCGACCCAGAGGAGGTGAAGAAGGCAGGTAACGAAATGTATAGGAAAGGGAGATACGGCGAGGCATTGGCTCTTTACGACAGAGCAATCTCACTGTCACCGGATAATCCAGCTTACAGGAGCAACCGTGCGGCGGCTTTGGCTGCGTCAGGGAGGTTAGATGAAGCTGTTAAAGAATGTCTTGAAGCTGTCAGATTTGATCCTTGTTACGCTAGAGCTCACAAGAGACTCGCTTCTCTTTATCTCAGgtattaaaaaatcttttaacttTAAATTTGGAAATCAGTTGTTTTGATCGAAAAAAGGAGTAATCTTTGATTTGTCTTTAGATTGGGAGAAGCTGAGAATGCGAGACGTCATCTATGTCTTTCCGGTCAATGTCCCGATCAAGCTGATTTCCAGCGGTTGCAGACGCTTGAGAAGCAGCTCCGGCTGTGTACGGAGGCTCGAAAGATCGGAGATTGGAGAACGGTCATTAGCGAAACCGATGCAGCCATTGCAAATGGAGCTGATTCGTCTCCTCAGGTTAGAGAGATCGAGATGTGGCTTTGCTTCTCTTTTGTGTTTCCATTATCAGTGAAAAGAGAACAATGAGGTTTGATATTGTGCAGCTTGTAGCTTGTAAAGCAGAAGCCTTTTTGCGGCTTCATCAGATAAAGGATTCGGATTTGTGTCTATCCAGCATTCCGAGATTGGAACATCGTCTTACTCAGTCACCTGCGAAACTGTTTGGTATAATATGTGATGCTTATGTGCTATGTGTTCAGGCTCAAGTTGATATGGCGTTAGGAAGGTGAGTTTCGAAATACTTGAAAACTTCTaaaggtgtttttttttaaagttctttTATTAGTAGTGTTGTTTGGTTCTTGGGTGAGTGAGTAGAGATGATAGGTTTTTTGCAGATTTGAGAATGCGGTTGTAAAGGCGGAGAGAGCCATCACGATTGATCATAGCAATAATAATCATGAGGTAGTATCGGTCTTGAACAATGTGAAGAATGTGGCGAAAGCTCGTACCAGTGGAAACGAGCTCTTCAGTTCAGGGAGATACTCGGAAGCGAATGTGGCTTATGGGGATGGACTCAAGTTTGATGCTTTCAACTCGGTTTTGTATTGTAATAGAGCGGCATGTTGGTTTAAACTTGGTATGTGGGACAAATCCGTTGATGATTGTAATCAAGCGCTGAGAATCCAGCCTAGTTACACCAAGGCTCTCCTCCGAAGAGCTGCTTCATATGGAAAGGTTTAGATTAAAAGACACtgaattggtttcaaaccgaGTTTCTAAGTACGTTACTTGACAAATGTTTGCTTATGTTAATTGCAGCTTGGCCGATGGGAGGATGCGGTTAGAGATTATGAAGTATTAAGAAAGGAACTTCCAGGAGACAGCGAGGTAGCTGAGTCTTTACAGAGAGCAAAGACCGCTCTATCGAACCTGGGATTCAATAACGAAGTTGAAGAGGTCTCGACTTTAGATAAGTTCAAGACCGCAACATTACTTCCCGGTATAAAATGAATTAACTCACTTATTGCAAGTTTAAGTTTCAAGATTCCCTCTCTTTGCTAAACGTTAatggtttcttttattttttttaggattctCTGTGTTTCatttcaaatcatcatcaaaccgACAAAGCGAAGCAATATCTCCATTCGTCAACACCTTATGCTTACGGTATCCATTAGTACATTTCTTCAAGGTAAGACACTTGTTCTTCTTATGCTCAATCTTGTAAATTACATTGCATTCGCAGTAGCATTTAGCGCCAAAAAAGATGGTTAACGGTTTTGGTATAGTGGAGTAATAACGGggttttgtgtatatatataggtggACGTGGAGGAGAGCTTGGCATTGGCCAAAGCAGAGAGCATCAAGAAAGTGCCAACCTTTAAAATCTATAAGAAGGGAGAGAAAGTGAAGGAAATGGTGTGTCCTAGTCATCAGTTACTAGAGGACTCGGTTACTCATTTCCTCTTATAACAAcacatctctctttttgtttcacgAGCGTAAATTGATTCAAAAGAGCCAGCCATttgttaattgaaaattttcattcttttgtttttgttttactgtATTATGATCATATTGAAATCTGCTCCAATTGTATCAATCTGAGGAGAGTGCTCCTCACTTATATGCAGAAATGCCCCGATTAAATGGTTTTATTTCATCacctattttgtaatttaatgcTTTCAATAAAATGGAAATTAGCGAATGAAATGGCccagacacacacacaaaagaacgTAAGAAACTCTTAGCACACAAAatatagtaagaaaaaaaaaaaatcatatatagcattatatatttatttatattgtaccTAGAACATAACGATGACAAACGGAAGGTGGACGGTGACGGAAACGGAATTGAGGAGGAACGAagtgtattttaaaaacaaaactaaccaGCGTTAACCTTTGTGCACATGTATTTA
The sequence above is drawn from the Camelina sativa cultivar DH55 chromosome 4, Cs, whole genome shotgun sequence genome and encodes:
- the LOC104781773 gene encoding TPR repeat-containing thioredoxin TTL4-like, yielding MSSHYRRHSLEPSITGKFRDSLSFQRDDDVTVDKPDFRELDFGSPMIQQRGYSSAAATPAASGSSSSSSGSASGKPSGRSHSGELSGLTDTSPVKPGSGNVNRSLKQGHRRSASAGTPLIYSGLGLSPVSSRGGGSGATSPNLGVLPTGNICPSGRILKTGMATRASVRHETLCTGTANYGHGNIIRSGGGGVGSNNGKTNHAATRAAEMSDPEEVKKAGNEMYRKGRYGEALALYDRAISLSPDNPAYRSNRAAALAASGRLDEAVKECLEAVRFDPCYARAHKRLASLYLRLGEAENARRHLCLSGQCPDQADFQRLQTLEKQLRLCTEARKIGDWRTVISETDAAIANGADSSPQLVACKAEAFLRLHQIKDSDLCLSSIPRLEHRLTQSPAKLFGIICDAYVLCVQAQVDMALGRFENAVVKAERAITIDHSNNNHEVVSVLNNVKNVAKARTSGNELFSSGRYSEANVAYGDGLKFDAFNSVLYCNRAACWFKLGMWDKSVDDCNQALRIQPSYTKALLRRAASYGKLGRWEDAVRDYEVLRKELPGDSEVAESLQRAKTALSNLGFNNEVEEVSTLDKFKTATLLPGFSVFHFKSSSNRQSEAISPFVNTLCLRYPLVHFFKVDVEESLALAKAESIKKVPTFKIYKKGEKVKEMVCPSHQLLEDSVTHFLL